GTGACTTAAACGTAACAAAAGCCAACTTTACGTTACAGCTACAAATTACCAtttcaaaaaagtgaaaaagaagaaaaataaaaacaaaatgaaaactcaaaaaattgcttttaatgaCAGTAGTTAAGCGTTTTTATTAGAGACAGTTTAATCTCATGCATCACCTAGCTGTGATCACTTTTATAGACCATTTGGAGTACCTACAGCAAAATCAGCAATTTGCCGCTTGTACTTATGGTAGATAAGTTGATTAAAAGCTTGTTTGGTGCCGTCAAGCGAGCGCTGTTGCATGACAGCTAGCGCATAACGTTATACGTTAGTCCTTACTGACTTGTTCAGCGGTGCTATTTTAAAAGCTTGAACTTTTGCTGCATATTTAGAAATAGAAGAATACTTTAAAAGCCAATAATCAGGCGCTAAGACAAATTCAGCATATTCAGCGCGAAATTGTAAGTACCCACAACATATTCAGTACACGAGTAGTTAAATTACCAGCAATTGTAGCTTATTCAGCGcctatattttgttaaaattcttcttcatcattgaaatttattatttttcataggTGGAAGTAACGGAAAAATCAAGAATTCATTTTTACAGCATACTCTTAACTAAAAAGGTATTATTAAAAGCTCGTAATTAAACTCTAACACAAATTCAGCACATTCAGCGCGAAATTGTAAGTAACCACAACATATTCAGTACACGAGTAGTTACATTACCAGCAATTGTAGTTTATTCAGCACCTATATTATCTTAAAATTCTTcttcatcattgaaatttattatttttcataggTGGAAGTAGCGGAAAAATCAAGAATTCATTTTTACAGCATACTTTTAACTAAAAAGGTATTATTAAAAGTTCGTAATTAAACTCTAACACAAATTCAGCACATTCAGCGCGAATTTTTGAGTGCCCAAAATGTGATCAATGGACAAACAGTTACATTACCAGCAATTGAGATTTTCGCTCAATATTTTCAGCTTTTAAgttaatacaaatacaatagaGCTATATTCAgcacatttattttatgttgcttTGTATAAAACGTACCTTTTTACACAagtacagttgaacttccataactcgaacttctaTAACACAAAGTTCTGCCTACGCGAACTCTTGAACTGGCAATAGAAGTcagatttcatacaaatttctttaCATAACTCGAAGTCTTTCTAACTTTTTGTGGACTATGGCGATTCGCTTCTAAATTAGCTTAGCTTATTCAGCGCTTGCTTTTAGCTCAAATATGtgatttatttaatgttttttttttaagatttacgCTAAATTCAGCGCCTTGGTTTGCTGTAAACGCTAACTCAGCACATTCTTTACATAGGCAGCAACACAAAATCCTTTAtagaaattcttcttcttttagctatcaaaaaattaaaaattttaaatgtaacgGCATACATTAAAAACTTCTTGCTTGGCTGTGTGCTTTAAGCTTTCTATGAACGTCTACTTTTAggcgattttttaatttaccaaAGGGTACTCGCAAATTTTCACTCAGTTGTTTATCAATGTGGAACGGACATAACACACTTTCAAGCTAATGTACACTTGCGTGCAAAATTAAACAGTTGTGCAAACGGTTGCGAAAGCAAAAGTCGTCGCCATTGAACCAGTTAGACGACTTCAAACAAAACAGTTATTAAATAGTAATGCAACAAACAGCACGCTTATGATTAGTAAATACAATGCGGCGATGGATTGACTAAGCGAGTTAACTGTATATGCCGCTCGTCAAACCATTAGCCGGCACAGCCGATTGGCGTAGCATTGCATGACGAGCGTTGAACTCAAGTTATCTACGAAAATTAAACGGTCACCGATCGGGAAGCAgataactttatatttatatataatagcTTGCATAGAGAAATGTTGATTTTGATTTAACAAAATTCGGCTAACAAAAAATTGACTGACGCACCGAACTGCATTAATGAAAAGAGATAGCTTGATCATATACTCTATGTACGAGATCAAAGTTTTTGAACTGAAGCCACTTTAAAGAAAGCCTGTCCTGTGAGCATGTTTTCGTAGACAGAACGTCGAAAACCTCAGAAAACGGACTACCCCTCCTCTGGTCTACTTTTACTCAATTTAAGAGTACGCGTCTTGATAAAAATTGGTGTGCTACGTTTAGACGAAGTGAAATGAGCATCGCAGACCGTGAACCCAGTAGAGGCCCAAAAGAGGTCCACAAAgcaattttggttttatatattttttcgtactacaaaaatggtatcgaaaagttgcaGGATCGCTTCTCGGCTGTTGTCTTGTGAGCATGTGTATTTCTATTACGTCCTCCTTCCATAagcaattcgggccaaaaatattcggttatcattgtgTGGTAGCGATTTGCATTCACAGTAACGATCGtttatctttccatgatgaaatggcaaaccttactgaagagaaatctCAAAAAATGAGAGATAAAAATGACGTCTTTTGCTGTACCTAACGGTCTACATTAGTAGCGTCCGTATTGAAAAATCCGTTACCTAAAGATACTTTCCTGGCTTTATTCCTTGTAAGTTGCAAGTGTATGAAATTTGtggttatatttaaaaaaaaaaaataataattaaaaaaaaatttaattaaaattaatttaattaaaaataattaaaaataaaattaaactaaattaaattttaaaaattaaactaaaattttaaaatttaaattaataattgtacataattaaattatttttaattaaaattaaattttaaatttttattaatttaaattaattttatttttaattttaatttattaattatttttaattttattattaattatttttaattaaattaaattaaaattttaatttaatttttaaaatttaattttaatttaatttttaaaattaatttaattttattttatttaattttaattttattattaattatttttaattatattaaaattttattaatttttttaatttttttaatttaaatttaattttatttttaaattgtttttaattaaatttaattaaaattttaattaaaactaattaatttaaataaaattttaattgaaactaatttaatttaattacaatttttaattaaatttttaatttaaatattaaaattttaatttaatttttaatttaacttaattaaaattttaaaagttaattaatttattataatactaATTAAGgtgtttttttaacttaaattagagataaaattcatttttctggtttttcaattttttgtattttttctttttattattttttataagtccTTAATATgttacaaaactattttttaatatttttaattttattgttaattttttagtttgttgTTTCTATAACACAAATTTCTTTCTGTTTTTTAGACACACCACCAATTTGGAGGCTTCCTGAAATATTTCAGTCCATGCACAGCTGACATTGGCCATGAAATAAACCGGCtttgcacaaacacacgcacacacaagcaTACAACTTGTTATGCATTTTTGCTGGCTTTTGTGGCAACCGCGCACACTCCAACAGTTCCAGTTGGTTTCAGCCCGAACGGGAAATGcagaaaagtggaaaattggTGAAAATATATGAGGAATGGTTGTTGTAAACAAACATGTTACAGcacaagttgcaaataaatacggcattttgattaaatttatgGTTGGCTTATAAAAGCCACGCGGCTACAGACTTGCAATGTTAAATAAGCCATGAAGGCCGTCATGAGCGTTATTAAGCGATTGTCAGCGAAGAAAGTGCAGTGATATAAGGACGCTAAGagcatacatataccatatataaaccagaaaaaaaatattacaaaaactacAATTGTTAGTGGATAATCCGAAATGTAAGCCAAGACAACGAAGACCTTTCTATGTGCAATAAAcgcaaaattaatttgaaaataatttacaaaaaagtaaaaatgttaatttcggttgcaatAACCACACAATAACTTAATTTTGAGAGGTCTATAGGTAGTGTTTCGATTTGAATTTGTTCGGTACGGTTCGGTTTTTGgtataaaagagttttccatacaagcacttgagcTTGATGGCGCCTATATTGGTCCGATTGCGTCCAAAAGAACAGCTTTTTGGAGTGCCAAGCACGTtagcaaagtttcagatcgatatctcataaactgagagactagtggcatgttcgagcaagcaaataactgcaCCAATATAACGATGTCTTGCTATACTGACGCAAtgattgagactcgaacatCGTCTAGtacgcgtatatacatacatacatacatacacaccgacgaacagacgaacatggctaaatcgactcagctcaaagTATGGCAAAAAATTTTGGTCCACTGAATAAGCAAACGTTCGGGTCGGGTCAATCAAGAGCTTTAGTTATTCGGCTATGATAAAAGTCACTTGAAGTTTTTCTAGGTGTCTCGTAGTAATACTTCCGGAAGAGCAGACAGGCACTGCACTGTATTTCACGTTGTTGAGTTTTgcgaaaaattaattgaaaccaGTTGAAGGTCATCTCTTTCCCGGAAACCGAATGTCGTACGGCTTGAAAACTTACTTGACAAGCACTCAGCAGCTGTAATTGACCATCTCCAGCCCACTTTGGGGTATAACAGACATCAGAAGCATTTCTCACGAAGCAGCACTATAGTTTTGAAGTCCTTTCTCTGCTACTAAAGGTAGTAAACGCAACTATTAAACCCCCAACGATGCTTGGAAAACTTGTTTGCAGCTCTCACATGTATTTATAAGACTGCAttgactttttttataattattttaataaaacctaAACAAATTGTATAGAAGTAACCACTCACTTTCTCAATTAGATGCTGCTTGGCGTGCTCACCTTGGATAGATCCACATGGATCGCACAAAAAAGCCAGACACTACTATTCACGCTCTTAATATTCTACATGACAGCACGGTCAGATGCGAATCCTGTCTCCATACCGGAAATAAATGGCAAATCTGGTAAAAATATTGCCGTTTCATCTTCAAATCCCGCATTGCTGATCAAGCCGAGCCCACAGGACGCCCAATTGAACTCGTTAAATGCCTATGCCACCAACTACGGACACTTTGCTGCACAATTCTCTAACAATGTCGCGCAAGGTGGCAACACTAACGTGCACGCAGACGGCAGCACGACCAGCAGCACAAATACCAACCACTTTAAGGCATCTTTCAAATTGCCCGAGGTCGAGAATAATTTTACACcaatacaaacatataataaCGGTAATAGCATGCCACATGCGGCGCCTTTAACCGCAATTGCCGCGTCGCCGAATGTCAACAGCATTGCCAACAATAACGCACCACAAGCCACACCCGTCCTAATGCAGTACCTGCCACACGTAATGCCGGAAACAGGCGTACAATATCTGCAATTGATACCGACGCGTCCGCTTATTGTGCCCGTAAGTCCGTACATAAACGGCAATGCGCCGCCCGCGGCAGCACAAAATGCCGTCAATGCTGCAGCGCATGCGCTACACCCACCATTGGCGGCCGCCATCAATGCTGCGCCAATGGACTATGGCGTCCGTTCACCGCCCATATTGGCAGCCGAGCCCATTAATAGTCAACAGCATGCTGCCGCGACTGCCGCTTTGATAGATATGTCGCAGCATGCagcgccgccgccgccgccgccgccatacggtatacatacatacgcgaATGCCTTACAGCCGTATCGCAGCAGCTATCGCATAAATCGTGAAGTGAAGGGTAAGAATTTTCCCAGCACATTGTCACTCAATATGAACGAATACATACCGGGCCCCAATGAGACACTGCGACCGCTGTATATGCGCGGCAGACCGTGAATTTGTTGGATGTTGAATAAcgattatttttgtaaattaaataaggaatatacatacatacatatatgttttagggttagtaataaaaaaaaattctaaatctaTACATATACAACCACGTTTATGAATAAGCGGGATTTGGTTTTTAAGCTCTCTGCGTTATATGATGCTTACTTGTCTGATAGCTCTCAGACCGAACTGTCAGCTTACACATATTATATTTCTTGACAACCGACGGCTCAAAACGTCGAAAGAACATAACTCGAACTCAGACACATCGAGCGCGGTCAATCAAATAATTGAGTGTAAATTTAGCTTTGAAATCGGATAAACTGTTAGTTTTAGTGTTGGGTACGACTGAGATCTCCGAGAAAGTTCTTAAGcaattcccacaacagccggttctatgcaccggaattgacccggataTTAAccggccaagggctgttatTTCGGTGAACTAACCCCGTTTAGATCCGTAAGTCTTAAAGGCTAGCCAGTCAAAAACGTAGAACGTACGCCCGACTCAGCTGATATGACCTAgcttatgggcgcgcaatgtaagtgcacagtgaaaaacgctacacCCTTCACTCTTTGACGTAGGATGACGTGAGAATCCACGACATTTGTTTAAGAAGGTTCTTTAgattggattctgagcaattaaATGTACCTAACCACTAGCAAAAGTTGGTAATAACTTGAGAAAATGATATCGGACCTAAATTGGTCACTTTCAGAATTTCAGAAAAACTCATCACCACTTCTACCTTCGAGAAATTTGGATTTCCCGTAGAAACCAGTTAGCTGATAGAcagcaaaagtgtataaaactCTTTTCTTACTCTCTCTTACTCTCTCGCTTGTCAGCTTGGCAGCGGaccctgatctgttttctgagctggcaacaaaacacaataagGGTGTCGTCAatcagcagttagtgaaaaaggcggtaTGCTAGAAGAATAACGCTAAAACGAACTGCAAAAATTAGTGCGTTGTTGAAGTTCTGCAAAATTAGATGTCAGTAGTTTGTAAAATTATGAATGTATATGGGCCTACCACACTGGGCAACCAAGCACACAAAAATAATGTGGTTACCCAAAAGTTCTTTATAAAATGCCcaatgtaatatttttcagcagtggcagcTCTCTCTCTTTCTGAAACTAAAgagtttcatttcattttatttttgcttaatctaAGTCATTATAATCTCTTTAAATCTCTCAACACAGAGATTGAGAcagagaaatattattattacaagaGCGCAAAGAGATCGCTTCTCTAAGTTATCGCTGTACTTAGTAGCTCGGatgtcgaaaaatattttagctgcAGTATTGTGCGAATAGCAAAGTGAATCAGTTCAATTATCTTCAATTGCTGCTGTGACGAGTAAGTTTACATTcacaccatatacatacatctactaGATATCGgtatgtatttacaagaaaataatAGAGATGTTGATAAGCATAAGTATTATTCATTTCGATTATTGTTTCTATACTTTATTGAAATAACGGGAATTACATCGACGTTTTGAATACGTCTTTGCAGTTTATGAAAGCAAGTAGAACAAcaaagaatatttattttgcacatatatacatacatatgtacatacatacaacagtTGAGAACGCTTCGTAATTGCAGCGCTCAGTGTGTCTAATTTCCAATATCTAGTATATTGGTAAAACCCCGAACTCCGTTTTGGACTCGAGAAGTCACTCAATAATCGAATCTTAACATTCGATTTTACAGTTATGTGACTAATatcacagtacaacagctaatctggggggtgagaaattccaagtcagggtgatggtactaggtcagtatagtaaaaccctcaaagggtttggcgttcgtatgtgtcagtttttttttataaccttttaaattttaaaataatcccaaaaatgttccacagtgtattGAAGCTCAATATGCGAGCACAACAAACCTCGCGATTAAATAGTATCCAgctataaatttattgattatttctattaaatttgatttcttGGTGAatgcttatttaaaaaaagtaaataatgcaTCTAATGCCCACTGTAACGGATGTGGagaaaaactgaaatattaatacatatattcaatattccaCGATCACTGATAAGATTATCAATCTTATCTTATAGATTACTTATACAACGTTATCAGAAAGAGAGTAACACagtaactcacatattgaccgaaaTATACTAGGTCtgccgcaaaagaaacaggactgttaaaaaaaaaattaatatttttcaaaagttatattttttaatcaaagtagtttccttgtgcttcgatacagtgTTTAGCGcgctcaattagcatttcaaatgagtgtttaaggtcatttttcggaatgctcttgagaatatcggtcgtcgccttttggatagctgaaatgtcctgaaaccagtgtcctctCATAGGCAAATGTTTTccaaaagttttccaaaaaaggtaaaaatcacagggtgccagatcaggtgagtagggtgagtgattaatggttaatatggacttttttgtcaaaaaatcagtgacaagcgtcgaccgatgacacggcgcattatcgtgcaacaggcgccaggaccctgcctcacggtattgtggtcgagcacgacgaatgcgtgacaaaagacgcttcataacaccaaagTAAAAcgcagcattaatcgtttggtcAGGTAGGACGAACTCTcagtgtacaataccctcggaatcgtaaaaacaaatcagcattgtctttatttttgacttctgaaggcGACTTTTTTtggcccgacttctgatcgtcacagaggccCTCACGACCTttttggaatcgcttaaaccactcatgcacattactgcGAGATAGGCATTGAGCAccacaaacttttttcatcatttgaaatctttctgtaaacgttttcccaagtttaaaacaaaatttaatatttgctctttgttcaaaatgcattttacgaccgatgaccaaaagctgttGTCACtgtttgatcgataacatcgattgtatttatccaattgtcttaaaatgtttacgaaatgtcaacaagagatcacactttttatttcatatacccaccaataggtggcgccatcAAAAAcagtaatatttaaaatgttctgtttcttttgcgacagaccttgtatgtatacAAACCGAAACGGTAATTCGAAAATGGGAATAGTGTTAGTATTGACTCAATATTATCTATTCTTAACGCAATTGCGCATTATTATAAGGAGGGCTGTTGCCTGAAATTCAACcttatatctcacagattgaccgttATTTTCAGTAAACGGTAAAAAATGAGCCGTAAAAACTGGGCACTACGTATTCGGTATTTGAGAGTTTGCAAACTTGTAGTccgattttaaaaaatatatttcatggtcTCAAGGTCCAGTCATTTCAAGTTTTTGCTTGAAAGCAAAGATCGACTTGAGTTTACTTATTTAAagcatttcatttaaaattgcaaattttattacaaaaggaAAATTCAGTAACTAATAATGGCCACGAGTTGTATTCAAAGACCTGCTCTTCAGAGCGATTCCAGTGCTCTGAACCGCTTCATGGAAAAATTAATGGCGAAAATATTTAGGTTCTACGATGAACAGTCTCTAATCGATGTGACATTTAAAGTTTCAAATCCAACGGCTCTGTAAGTATTACTTTGTCCTCAGCTTTCATAAAATGACttagattaatatttttaatttttggattgCTCAGTGTACCCGCGCATCGTTTGATACTCGCAGCAGCGAGTCCTTACTTcgagaatattttcaatagcGATCAAGGCAATAATCCTATCATCGAGATAAATGATGTAGACAGCGATATTTTTGAACGTCTAACAACCTTTTGTTACACCGGCCAGGCGCTGATTACCGTTAACAATGTCGGTGCCATGCTGAAAGCGGCAATCCTATTACAATTGGACGATGCCATAACAAGGTGTGTGGAGTACCTTATGGCAAATATAAGTGAATACACATTACACGATGCTTATATGCTTGAGCGAGAAACCCGATGTCAGCTTCTTAAGCAGAAATTCATTGACTACGAAACAAGGAATTTCATGGAGGTGAGTCTAAATATACACGTAATGTTTCACAATAGCGGTACTTgtgtaattgaaattttgtttctgaTAATACTAGATCAGCCAAAGCGATGAGTTTCTGAATTTTGATGTTGaaagatttaaatatattctgGAATCTGACAATTTGAATATAACACGTGAGGAAGATGCTTTCGATGCCATAAACCGTTGGTTCAACTACGACGTTCCTGCGCGTGAAGAACAACTGCC
The DNA window shown above is from Bactrocera tryoni isolate S06 chromosome 4, CSIRO_BtryS06_freeze2, whole genome shotgun sequence and carries:
- the LOC120773557 gene encoding uncharacterized protein LOC120773557, whose amino-acid sequence is MLLGVLTLDRSTWIAQKSQTLLFTLLIFYMTARSDANPVSIPEINGKSGKNIAVSSSNPALLIKPSPQDAQLNSLNAYATNYGHFAAQFSNNVAQGGNTNVHADGSTTSSTNTNHFKASFKLPEVENNFTPIQTYNNGNSMPHAAPLTAIAASPNVNSIANNNAPQATPVLMQYLPHVMPETGVQYLQLIPTRPLIVPVSPYINGNAPPAAAQNAVNAAAHALHPPLAAAINAAPMDYGVRSPPILAAEPINSQQHAAATAALIDMSQHAAPPPPPPPYGIHTYANALQPYRSSYRINREVKGKNFPSTLSLNMNEYIPGPNETLRPLYMRGRP